In Capsicum annuum cultivar UCD-10X-F1 chromosome 11, UCD10Xv1.1, whole genome shotgun sequence, one genomic interval encodes:
- the LOC107846326 gene encoding uncharacterized protein LOC107846326 has translation MTPYRGDNVRYHLSDFRRGATRQLQEPNGCIENFNYLHSSCRNIVGYTFGVWKAKWSILRDMPYYNIDTQMDIVIATMAIHNYIRKKCNVDNAFQTDENERYIPSVDFDVGTTSTTNNIEGENVSEESNVHWVWLHDMIANDIFNA, from the coding sequence ATGACTCCTTACAGAGGAGATAATGTGAGGTATCACCTTTCTGACTTTCGACGTGGTGCAACACGACAATTGCAGGAGCCGAACGGAtgcattgaaaattttaattatttgcaTTCTTCTTGTAGAAACATAGTAGGATACACATTTGGTGTATGGAAAGCAAAGTGGTCTATTTTGCGCGACATGCCTTACTATAACATTGACACACAAATGGATATCGTAATTGCTACTATGGCCATTCATAATTACATTAGAAAGAAGTGCAACGTAGATAATGCATTTCAAACGGATGAGAATGAAAGATATATTCCATCGGTTGATTTTGATGTAGGCACAACTTCAACGACTAACAATATAGAGGGCGAAAATGTGAGTGAGGAAAGTAATGTACATTGGGTTTGGCTTCATGATATGATTGCTAATGATATTTTTAATGCTTAA